In Arthrobacter sp. SLBN-112, a genomic segment contains:
- a CDS encoding FAD-dependent oxidoreductase, whose amino-acid sequence MTGWSDYLVVGAGLAGAATAWQLAVRGHQVTLLERGVPAAHDGSSHGSARIFRYAYPDPFFTRAVLESKPLWDALALDAGTELISPFGAVDYGSQRDPRLLASVLAGAGIEHQLLSAAEARNLWPQIAFDTEVLWHPGAGVIDAQTTVKAMVELAVRNGARVLTGWNVARVETRGAGYRVHSAAGSTIDAGNIVVSAGGWLPQLLESLPLPAGFLAGLPEFTVRQEQAFHFRYKDTAGFPAGGWPTFIHKAADIQAYGLPGGRDAGFAGQKVAEYNGGPRIPSAAGQTGTVDPANRARVTDYVRRYLPGLDPEPYAETTCLFTNTPTEDFLIDRAGNLTLVSPCSGHGAKFAPLIGQWAADLATGAGTVPDRFRSATSPALTT is encoded by the coding sequence ATGACCGGATGGTCCGACTACCTGGTGGTGGGCGCCGGCCTGGCCGGTGCCGCCACCGCCTGGCAGCTCGCCGTCCGCGGACACCAGGTCACCCTGCTGGAACGCGGCGTCCCGGCGGCACATGACGGCAGCTCCCACGGGTCCGCCCGGATCTTCCGCTACGCCTATCCGGACCCGTTCTTCACGCGCGCCGTGCTGGAATCGAAGCCACTGTGGGACGCCCTGGCCCTGGATGCCGGGACGGAGCTGATCAGCCCGTTCGGCGCCGTGGACTACGGGTCGCAGCGCGATCCCCGGCTCCTGGCCTCGGTGCTGGCCGGCGCAGGAATCGAGCACCAACTGCTCTCGGCCGCCGAAGCCCGGAACCTCTGGCCTCAGATCGCCTTCGACACCGAGGTGCTCTGGCATCCCGGAGCTGGAGTGATCGACGCCCAGACCACCGTGAAAGCGATGGTGGAGCTCGCCGTCCGGAACGGGGCCCGGGTCCTCACCGGCTGGAACGTCGCCCGCGTGGAAACACGGGGCGCCGGCTACCGGGTGCACTCGGCAGCAGGCAGCACCATCGACGCCGGCAACATCGTGGTCAGCGCAGGCGGCTGGCTGCCACAGCTGCTGGAATCGCTGCCGCTCCCGGCGGGCTTCCTGGCCGGACTGCCCGAATTCACCGTGCGGCAGGAGCAGGCATTCCACTTCCGGTACAAGGACACTGCCGGCTTTCCGGCCGGCGGCTGGCCTACCTTCATCCACAAGGCAGCCGACATCCAGGCCTACGGGTTGCCCGGCGGACGGGACGCCGGGTTTGCCGGACAGAAAGTGGCGGAGTACAACGGCGGACCGCGCATCCCGTCGGCAGCCGGCCAGACGGGCACGGTGGACCCGGCCAACCGAGCCCGCGTGACGGATTACGTCCGCCGGTACCTTCCCGGCCTGGACCCTGAGCCGTACGCCGAAACCACCTGCCTGTTCACCAACACCCCCACCGAGGACTTCCTGATCGACCGGGCGGGCAACCTTACCCTCGTCTCGCCCTGCTCCGGACACGGGGCCAAGTTCGCGCCGCTGATCGGCCAGTGGGCGGCCGACCTGGCCACCGGCGCCGGGACTGTTCCGGACAGGTTCCGCAGCGCCACCTCCCCAGCCCTGACCACGTAG
- a CDS encoding allantoate amidohydrolase — protein MSLSQTAPAPAAVPGEAAGAPTVAGLLKDISGVGRDNTRGGYSRPVFSTAETDLRAWFIEQAGRRGLDVQTDSNGIIWAWWDTATGVRKDAVATGSHLDSVPGGGEYDGPLGLASALVAVDRLKARNFRPRRPLALAVFPEEEGSRFGVACLGSRLLTGELDPDKARNLKDPDGNTYADVAAANGQDPRFIGADYKALQRLGMFVELHVEQGRGLIDLNQPVAIGSSILGHGRWKLSITGEGNHAGTTLMKDRKDPMIAAAKVMVSIRDTARKYRDARATVGRMQPVPGGTNVIASRVDMWIDVRHPEDSVTAALVEAIGLNAQVLAAEEGCTASLGMESLSPTVHFDGGLRGRLQELLPAAPVMDTGAGHDAGVLAAHLPTAMLFVRNPTGVSHSPDELVEDGDAEAGALALADSLAGLLGEARGIG, from the coding sequence GTGAGCCTTTCCCAGACAGCACCTGCGCCGGCTGCCGTACCCGGTGAAGCCGCCGGCGCCCCCACGGTGGCCGGACTCCTCAAGGACATTTCCGGCGTGGGCCGCGACAACACCCGCGGGGGCTACTCACGCCCGGTGTTCTCCACCGCCGAGACGGACCTGCGGGCCTGGTTCATCGAACAGGCCGGCCGGCGCGGCCTCGACGTCCAGACGGACTCCAACGGGATCATATGGGCTTGGTGGGACACGGCGACGGGAGTGCGGAAGGACGCCGTCGCCACCGGCAGCCACCTCGATTCCGTTCCCGGTGGCGGTGAGTACGACGGGCCGCTCGGGCTTGCGTCGGCCCTGGTCGCCGTCGACCGCCTCAAAGCCCGCAACTTCCGGCCACGGCGGCCCCTGGCCCTTGCGGTCTTCCCGGAGGAGGAGGGCTCGCGGTTCGGCGTCGCCTGCCTGGGTTCCCGGCTCCTGACCGGTGAACTGGACCCGGACAAGGCACGCAACCTCAAGGACCCGGACGGCAACACGTATGCCGACGTGGCCGCAGCGAACGGCCAGGACCCGCGGTTCATCGGCGCAGACTACAAGGCCCTGCAGCGGCTCGGAATGTTCGTCGAGCTCCACGTGGAGCAGGGGAGGGGGCTGATCGACCTCAACCAGCCCGTGGCCATCGGATCGTCCATCCTGGGCCACGGCCGCTGGAAGCTGAGTATCACGGGGGAGGGGAACCATGCCGGCACCACCCTCATGAAGGACCGCAAGGACCCCATGATCGCCGCCGCCAAGGTGATGGTTTCCATCCGGGATACCGCCCGCAAATACCGTGACGCCCGGGCCACCGTGGGGAGGATGCAACCCGTCCCCGGAGGCACCAACGTCATCGCCTCCCGGGTGGACATGTGGATCGACGTCCGCCACCCGGAGGACTCCGTCACGGCCGCACTGGTGGAGGCGATCGGGCTGAACGCCCAGGTCCTCGCCGCGGAGGAAGGCTGCACAGCCAGCCTGGGCATGGAATCGCTGAGCCCCACAGTGCATTTCGACGGCGGCCTGCGGGGCCGGCTGCAGGAGCTGCTGCCTGCCGCCCCGGTGATGGACACCGGCGCCGGGCACGACGCCGGGGTGCTCGCGGCGCACCTGCCCACCGCAATGCTGTTCGTCCGCAACCCCACGGGCGTCTCGCATTCGCCGGACGAACTGGTGGAGGACGGGGACGCCGAAGCCGGCGCACTTGCCCTCGCGGACTCACTGGCCGGGCTGTTGGGCGAGGCACGCGGGATTGGCTAG
- a CDS encoding XRE family transcriptional regulator, translated as MTEKAGNHAAEHAGDDAADQVAGRLEQVIAAQVRHYRTSAGLSSAELAARTGLSKAMISRVETATTSCSLTTLQRLADGLEVPVTALFRGADTDRDATFTKSGQGSLTVRSGTQHGHEYRVLGTLKGRSDAIEPTLVTLTDASDVFPLFQHPGTEFIYMLSGKMVYGHGSYEYTMEAGDSLLLDGEGPHGPLELLDLPIQFLAVSAK; from the coding sequence ATGACCGAAAAGGCCGGGAACCACGCAGCGGAACACGCCGGGGATGACGCCGCTGACCAGGTTGCCGGCCGGCTTGAGCAGGTCATCGCCGCCCAGGTCCGGCACTACCGCACGTCGGCCGGCCTGTCATCGGCCGAGCTCGCAGCCCGGACAGGCCTGTCCAAGGCCATGATCTCGCGAGTGGAAACCGCCACCACCTCCTGCTCGCTGACCACGCTGCAGAGGCTGGCGGACGGGCTGGAGGTTCCCGTGACCGCACTGTTCCGCGGCGCCGACACCGACAGGGACGCCACCTTCACTAAGAGTGGCCAGGGGAGCCTGACCGTCCGCAGCGGCACCCAGCACGGCCATGAATACCGCGTCCTGGGTACGTTGAAGGGCCGGAGCGACGCCATCGAACCCACGCTCGTAACCCTCACCGACGCCTCCGACGTTTTCCCGCTGTTCCAGCATCCGGGCACCGAGTTCATCTACATGCTCTCCGGCAAGATGGTGTACGGCCACGGCTCCTACGAGTACACGATGGAGGCCGGGGACTCGCTGCTGCTGGACGGGGAAGGCCCCCACGGCCCGCTGGAACTGCTGGACCTTCCCATCCAGTTCCTGGCGGTCTCCGCCAAGTGA